A window from Manis javanica isolate MJ-LG chromosome 10, MJ_LKY, whole genome shotgun sequence encodes these proteins:
- the HSPB1 gene encoding heat shock protein beta-1 — MAERRVPFSLLRSPSWDPFRDWYPAHNRLFDQAFGLPRLPEDWSQWFSHGAWPGYVRALPGPAIEGPSGAAPPYSRALSRQLSSGISEIRHTADRWRVSLDVNHFAPEELTVKTKDGVVEITGKHEERQDEHGFISRCFTRKYTLPPGVDSTLVSSSLSPEGTLTVEAPMPKPATQSAEITIPVTFEARAQIGGPEAGKPEQAGAK, encoded by the exons ATGGCCGAGCGCCGCGTACCCTTCTCGCTCCTGCGGAGCCCCAGCTGGGACCCCTTCCGCGACTGGTACCCGGCCCACAACCGCCTCTTCGACCAGGCCTTCGGGCTGCCCCGGCTGCCTGAGGATTGGTCGCAGTGGTTCAGCCATGGCGCCTGGCCGGGCTACGTGCGCGCGCTGCCCGGGCCTGCGATCGAGGGCCCCTCGGGGGCCGCGCCGCCTTACAGCCGTGCGCTTAGCCGGCAGCTCAGCAGCGGCATCTCGGAGATCCGGCACACAGCCGACCGCTGGCGCGTGTCTCTGGACGTCAACCACTTCGCCCCCGAGGAGCTGACGGTCAAGACCAAGGACGGCGTGGTAGAGATCACAG GCAAGCACGAAGAGCGGCAGGACGAGCACGGCTTCATCTCCCGCTGCTTCACTCGAAAGTACAC ACTGCCCCCTGGTGTGGACTCCACTCTGGtctcctcctccctgtcccctgaGGGCACACTCACTGTGGAGGCCCCCATGCCCAAGCCAGCCACCCAGTCAGCGGAGATCACTATCCCTGTCACATTCGAGGCACGGGCCCAAATTGGgggcccagaagctgggaagccAGAGCAAGCTGGAGCCAAGTAA